One genomic window of bacterium includes the following:
- a CDS encoding ThuA domain-containing protein — protein MSGNAISRRRMLKTTAASLAAGTASVKPLFAAQKAPGETRVLFLVGDYYHNANTQEYHWREVLGPTGWRLMFAQSPDFITPGVLDDTDLFVLCRYATATQTINLSLGWSPDKIIEKRPAPPAFMTPEFENAIVGRVNRGMGLLSIHCSIWNPESKKYLDLLGVEKPVMHGPVVPATVYDLNQSHPVTKGIEPFDTGEDEVFDAVMKPGQFTPLFRSKQENPARDAIGGWCREAGSGRVVALMPGHTPGPYQKKPFKEIMWRSAHWALKRDIPPSGIREGY, from the coding sequence ATGTCGGGAAATGCTATTTCACGGCGGAGAATGCTCAAAACGACGGCTGCATCGCTTGCCGCCGGGACGGCATCTGTCAAGCCGCTGTTTGCTGCGCAGAAAGCCCCGGGAGAGACCAGGGTTCTCTTTCTTGTCGGTGATTACTACCATAACGCCAACACCCAGGAATACCACTGGCGGGAGGTTCTTGGGCCGACCGGATGGCGGCTCATGTTCGCCCAGTCTCCTGATTTCATCACTCCCGGTGTTCTCGATGATACCGATCTTTTTGTTCTCTGCCGATATGCCACCGCGACTCAGACCATCAACCTGTCGCTCGGATGGTCGCCCGATAAGATTATCGAAAAACGGCCCGCTCCTCCCGCTTTCATGACGCCGGAGTTCGAAAATGCCATTGTCGGGCGTGTCAACCGGGGCATGGGACTGCTATCGATTCACTGCTCGATATGGAACCCGGAAAGCAAAAAATACCTCGACCTGCTCGGAGTCGAAAAACCGGTCATGCACGGCCCGGTTGTGCCCGCGACCGTATACGACCTCAACCAGAGCCATCCCGTAACGAAAGGTATCGAGCCGTTCGATACGGGCGAGGACGAGGTTTTCGATGCCGTCATGAAGCCCGGGCAGTTCACACCCCTGTTCAGGTCGAAACAGGAAAATCCTGCGCGGGACGCCATAGGCGGGTGGTGCCGCGAGGCCGGCAGCGGACGTGTGGTTGCTCTTATGCCGGGACACACGCCGGGACCGTACCAGAAGAAACCGTTCAAGGAAATCATGTGGCGGTCGGCGCACTGGGCGCTGAAACGGGATATTCCGCCGTCCGGTATCAGGGAGGGGTATTGA